From the genome of Prionailurus bengalensis isolate Pbe53 chromosome D1, Fcat_Pben_1.1_paternal_pri, whole genome shotgun sequence:
cacaccatccgtacagagcccgacgtggggttcgaacccccGAGCCTCAAgctcatgacctaaaccgaagttggacgcttaactgagccacccaggcacctcgggaACTGGATTTTTAATGCAGAGGACtagctggaggcccaggaaagtGGATGGGCTATCTCAGAGTCCAGCAGAGCCGGTCTGGGAGCCCAGGGCTCCCCACCCCAGAAGGAAGGAACTGGGGGGTCTCCAAATCTCCTGGGTTTAGGTCTTGGACGAGGGTCCGTTTGGGGCCCTGCGGGAACACCCCCTTGATGATCAGCCCTGTAGCTCCTCATAGGCAGGGCCAGGCCCCAGTACCCCGGGAGGCCCAGGCTGGGGGTGCACAAGGCTCTAACCCTCATCCTGGCTGGCCGGCACAGGTGATCCTGGCGCTGTCGAGCCACCTGGGGGCCGTGGAGTCGGAAAAGCAGAAGCTGCGGGCTCAGGTGCGGCGCCTGGTGCAGGAGAACCAGTGGCTGCGCGAGGAGCTGGCGGGAACACAGCAGAAGCTGCAGCGCAGCGAGCAGGCTGTGGCccagctggaggaggagaagcagcatTTGCTGTTCATGAGCCAGATCCGCAAGCTGGATGAGGACACATCCCCCAGTGTGAGCCCCTAGGGCCATCGGGCaggggggcctgggagggggaggggcagcgtgGCTGGCTCTGACCCAGCCACTGACACTTGGGCTGCCGCGCCCCgccttccctgccttccctgacACTCGTTCTGTCCTCCTCcccaggaggagaagggggacGTCCCCAAAGACTCTCTGGATGACCTGTTCCCCAACGAGGAGGAGCAGAGCCCAGGTGCAGAGGGACAGCTGgttctgggggcagggggagggagggctgtgcAAACTCCTTGTCCTTGAGACCCAGAGGTCACCAGAAACAGGGACCAAAAGGCAACTGTGTTCTTTCCCGCCTCATTTCTGATCATCACATCCCAGCATgttagagtttttaatttttttttttttttttgagagaaacagagcatgagcgggggaggggcagagagaaggggagacgcagaatccggagcagagtccaggctctgagctgtcagctcaaacTCAAACGAAGCATaaggtcacaacctgagctgaaatcaagagtcggaccctcaacacACTGAGCCCCCCAGCATGTTAGAGTTTAAAAGTGCTTTTCTCCCCCTAAGCCTTGAGGAGCAGTTATCACAGTTCAGAGCTTTGGAGCTGCCTAGCCTAGGTTTAAGTCCTGCTCTGCCGCCAGTTGTTCTGGGGCCACAggcttctttccctctctaagcctctgagggttaatggaggatGTGTGCACAGTACTGAGCCCTGGGCCAGCGCTTACAGTGTCAAGTGTCCCTTCTGCAGATGGGAGGCCGAGGCTTGGAGGTTAGGTGGCTTGCTCTAGAACACATAGCTTGAGGCATTGCGGCCCGGATTCTACCCACTCTACAGACGGGGAAACTAAGGCAGAATAGTAAGTGACTAGCCCAGGGCCACATGTCAGGTAGGTCAAAGACATGGCTGGTGTGTGCCAGCTCAACCCAGTTGGTACATCTTATCTGCCCTTGGCCTtgcagcccccagccctggaggAGGGGATGTGGCTGCCCAGCACGGGGGCTATGAGATCCCAGCACGGCTCCGCACCCTGCACAACCTGGTGATTCAGTACGCCTCACAGGGCCGCTACGAGGTGGCCGTGCCACTCTGCAAGCAGGCGCTCGAGGACCTGGAGAAGACATCGGGCCACGACCACCCTGATGTTGCCACCATGCTGAACATCCTGGCTTTGGTCTATCGGTGAGGGCTCCTCTGGCCACAGTCGTCCATGGGAGTGCCTGCACACTTTCTGAAAGCCTTAGGCCCTGGTGACAAACCCTTAGGCCCTGGTGACGGTCAGGACTCAGCTCCACTGGGCAGTtggtcagagagaaggagcatgtgTCCAGAGGGTGCGGAGTCCACAGGATGCCTAGGCCCCTGTGAACCTGGGCTACAGATGTGAATAAGGCTTAGTCCATTGGAGGAGAAAGACTTGGGCGTAAGTAGGGACCAGGGCAGCACATGAAGACCCTAAGGATACCAGGGAGTCAGCACCGCTTCTCCAGGCATTAAGGCTTAAGTAGGATCTTTGGTGAAAGATGAGTTGCCCAGAACATGAGAGTGTTGGAAACGTTTCCCCTGGCAGAAAGAGGAGtatgagcaaaggccctgaggaacAGACAACAAGGTGCCCTGGGCAcgaggcagtggggtgggggtggggtggcagatCTAGGGGAATCTGGCTCACACCCTGGCACTCTGTGCCCTGGTGAATTGTGAGTGAACTGTCCAAAGTCCCCTGCCCCAATCTGCTGGCTGAACGGGTCTCCCGAAGCTCTGGGTCATAATCATGCCCACTCACCGGTAAATACAAGAGGAGTGACCATGGAGATCTGAGACCACTAGGGGGAGGGCCTTGGGCTGGAGGACAACCCTTACTTACCATGCTTTTACCTGCACCCAGGGACCAGAACAAGTACAAAGAGGCTGCCCACCTGCTCAACGATGCCCTGGCCATCCGTGAAAAGACACTGGGCAAGGACCACCCGGCTGTGAgtgagggcgggggggggggtgggggggggggagccgccCCTGCCCCAGGCAGCGCCCTGGGTCTTTGACCTCCACTCTTCCCACCCACCAGGTGGCTGCAACGTTAAACAACCTAGCAGTTCTGTATGGCAAGCGGGGCAAGTACAAAGAGGCCGAGCCACTGTGCAAGCGGGCATTAGAAATCCGGGAGAAGGTGAGAGCGGGCAGGGCTGGGCAGCTCAAGGCTGGCACGTGGGGGCCCAGGCCAGCCTTGAGCCCAGCCATTGGCTCCCACTCCCATGGCAGGTCCTGGGCAAGTTTCATCCAGATGTGGCCAAGCAGCTGAGCAACCTGGCCCTGCTGTGCCAGAACCAGGGCAAAGCTGAAGAGGTGGAATACTACTACCGGCGGGCGCTGGAGATCTATGCCACACGCCTCGGGCCTGATGACCCCAACGTGGCCAAAACCAAGAATAACCTGGTACCCTGGGCCACgaatggggtgggaggaaggaaggaaaaggctcGGCTCCCTGCATTCTGCTCACCCTCTGGCCGCTTCCCTCCAGGCCTCCTGCTACCTGAAACAGGGCAAGTACCAGGACGCAGAGACCCTGTACAAGGAGATCCTCACCCGGGCTCATGAGAAGGAGTTCGGCTCTGTCAATGGTGAGTCTGTGACCaccctgtgccccaccccccactcacgcAGCACAGGCCCCCTCAGCCATCAGCATCCAGGGTAAATACCTCAGCTGGACGGGCCCTCGTGGGGTCCGGCTGGTCCCCAGCCATTTGTGTGCACGTGTGAACACACACACCCAACGCACACGGCGTCCTGGGTCGTGCTGGTACCACACGCAGCTTTTGCATACGCCGTGCCCTGGGCCCCAagtcttttcccctcccctgctgggcaATTCCTGCCCCTCATGAGGCCCCACTCCAAATGTCTCCCCCCGCCGGCGAAGCCACCTTCTGGCCCCCCATGGTTGGTCATTTCCTGCCGTGTGATCCCTCAGCCTGGCCTATCATTTAGGCCTGGCACATGTCTCGGGCTGTGGGCTTGAGGTGTTTAAGGATCCGCTGCCCCCAACCCTCAATCGCAAGCCCCACAAGCATAGGCCTGTGCCCTGTCATCTCTTTGCTCCAGAAGAGGGTCAGTAAtgttctgagtctgtttctttgttcacccattcattcattcattcattcattcattcattcattcatacattcattcattcaacaaagccCAACCCTGATCCTTCCTGGGTACCCCTGACCTCCTCCCCAGACCCCAGTCCTATGTTTCAACCAGGAGAAGCCTATATGGGAGGCTGGTGACAGCCCCCTTTCTCCCCCCAGGGGACAACAAGCCCATCTGGATGCACGCAGAAGAACGGGAAGAGAGCAAGGTAGCTCtatgggcagggctggggtggcctggggagggagggtgaggctAGGGATGTCTAGAGGGGAGGGACTTCTGCCACCTCTGCTGACCATTCCTTCCCCCTAGGACAAGCGCCGGGACAGCACCCCCTATGGGGAATATGGCAGCTGGTACAAGGCCTGTAAAGTAGACAGGTGAGGACAGTGGGGCAGGGCTGGCAATAGAGCAGCTGGCAGGGAAACAGCATCCTGAGCGGGGGCCAAGTCCAGGCTCTGGACTCCATCCTGCTCACCCCCAGAACACACACCTCTTCTTTGTCACCTTGGCTTTCAAGAGGCTTTCACGACCTGGGTCACGGGCCGCCTGTCCCAGAAAGGCTTTCTGTGTTGGGATGGCCGATTATCTTGCTCTTGGGTCTCCCAGCTTTTAGTCCTGGTGGCAGCATCCCACGTAGGGCCGGGGTTGGGGTGATTCCGAGCCAGGAGAGTCTAGCACAAGCACAGGGCTTGACACAGGAGGGGAGAGATCCTGGTTGGCTGGATGGCTCGTCAGGGCCCAATGTGGGCTGGATGGGCCTGGTTCCTGGGGAACATGGAGTTTGAGCCTATCCCGCTCTCCCATCCACAGCCC
Proteins encoded in this window:
- the KLC2 gene encoding kinesin light chain 2, which gives rise to MATMVLPREEKLSQDEIVLGTKAVIQGLETLRGEHRALLAPLVAHEAGEAEPGSQERCVLLRRSLEAIELGLGEAQVILALSSHLGAVESEKQKLRAQVRRLVQENQWLREELAGTQQKLQRSEQAVAQLEEEKQHLLFMSQIRKLDEDTSPSEEKGDVPKDSLDDLFPNEEEQSPAPSPGGGDVAAQHGGYEIPARLRTLHNLVIQYASQGRYEVAVPLCKQALEDLEKTSGHDHPDVATMLNILALVYRDQNKYKEAAHLLNDALAIREKTLGKDHPAVAATLNNLAVLYGKRGKYKEAEPLCKRALEIREKVLGKFHPDVAKQLSNLALLCQNQGKAEEVEYYYRRALEIYATRLGPDDPNVAKTKNNLASCYLKQGKYQDAETLYKEILTRAHEKEFGSVNGDNKPIWMHAEEREESKDKRRDSTPYGEYGSWYKACKVDSPTVNTTLRSLGALYRRQGKLEAAHTLEDCASRSRKQGLDPASQTRVVELLKDSSGGRGDRRGSRDVTGGAGARPESELEEAGPAAEWSGDGSGSLRRSGSFGKLRDALRRSSEMLVKKLQGGGPQEPPNPRMKRASSLNFLNKSVEEPVQPGGTGFSDSRTLSSSSMDLSRRSSLVG